The stretch of DNA atttttgtgttgtttaaatCTTTGAAGGTCGTGAAATTGCTACCTCTGACTTTAGCCACCCATGCTACATTCGTTTCCTCGAGCGATTGGAGCATCCCCATGCTGCACAGTATACCATGGTGAAGACTGTATTCAAGGACAACATACCAGAatggacacaaacagcttgacgtgctgatctgtttgacttctttagaCACTGTTTTTAAGAAATTAGTTGTGGCATGTGcattgggaaaaacaagactgtgTGATTTATCATGCATCAATGAGTAGAGTAAGTTTGGGATAAGtaagaatagttaacaaataGTGATAGAATTCCATAACACAGTTATCATCATCTTATATCAtataatcatcatcatgatgCTGTTGTGAGTCCAGACTTATTCTGCAGTCAATTGGTAAATCCTTGTTAGTCACCTGTTAGTTTGCCTCACTCAAGTctgaaagtttttttaaaaaaagaaagaaaatattacgATTTTATTGCTGTCGACGACTGTACAGGTTTAGTAAAGTTAACAGAGTTCAAAGCAATTAACACAAGTGCATATATATTGATAAGAATAGTCAACAAATAGTAATAGAATTACACTTATttgcaatgaattcaaatcaaaattgAATTCATTTGCCATGGATTTCCGATTAGAACACAGTTATTATCATAATGCTGCTGGGAGTCCAGACTTGTCTGTTATACTGTTAGTCTGCCTCACTTAAGtcataaagtaaataaaaaaacaacagaaaatattaTGAATTTATTGCTTTACAGGTTTAGTAAACATACCGGAGTTCGAATCAGTTAACACAAGCATATAAATGTTGCAAAGCATTTATTGACCATTATTTACTTATTCTCGTGGTTTTCCTAGTGTTTTTGACAATGGAAGTGTTTGAACTTCCGTTGtcgccactctctctctttaggactctaataaaaacatcatgcttcaatgcaaaatgtttgaggaagtcccatgcaaactTTTGGGTGAAAGACCGGAGACAGTGTGCCAGGAAGATATTTTGCTGAAGCGGTATTGCTGGATTTAGAagttattgagacgaaataaacgacaatggcaAGCAAAAAGTTGACACGTAGGTAAGTGATTGGGCTCCTATTcgttgattctgattctgaagggGAAAATCTAActttgggagatgacggtcggtCGATTTGTGAGCTTGCTAGTCGTGGTGCGCCTTTGCATAGCAATGGTGGTGCCGCGCATAGTGCggaaaacacacaggcacaaacacacgaCCCTTTGCCCAACAtaggtgggaatggaaatgatacacaaactcgtagtatcagtagggGAGCaaatggatgtggtagaagtagcggggGTGGTGAGAATAGCGCTGGAACCAGCATtgtgttcactctttccaccgcaacggtcacgtagcctccatccgcTGCAGCGTTGTAGCAATGCTAcgcagcagtgttcacgaagcacaaagcacacacgagtccaactcttctcacaacactagagGGGATAGCAGGGGGAGACATGGGCAAAGTGTTCGTAAAAGGGCTAATGGGTGTTgtaggggcaacaggggaagccagaacagggctggaaatgatgaagattatggtaatggtggctgggATTACTTGAGAGATGAGGAAGTATATCAGGaatggataaagccctttgatgagcaaattggatatcgtggtgacagagctaagcaatgattcaagATCTATAgattttttgtccctctttctgactgatgatttctggtatcTTATAACAATAGAGACAaatgctcatcagtatttaggctCACATCAACTAATGCCAAGTTTACggtttcatgaatggtatgatgtaaCTGTCCCTGAAATGAAAGCGTTCCTGTCACTCCATTTGAGCATGGGCCTGGTACATAAATCAGAGATTGAGGATTACTGGGCAGATTACTACTCATATATCAATATTGTTCTGATTGTCTCTGTGCCTTGGaatgagaggctccacactTTACATACAGATTTTGCGTATCGATTTGGTTTGCTCTTGGGCACATTATAGCGTCGACCAGAGGGCAACTATAAAATCTTGGTCAACACAATGTGGTCTGGCTGGCTGAtaattatttttgctttctcaGCTGCTTGTTTTTCCCAGATAGTGCTCAAATTCCTCTGCTGAATGCCAGTAATCTTGGAACATACTTTAACAATGTTGTTTAAGCTGACAACTCGTTGAACCAGCAGATaaaggaaaaagtaaaaaaaaaaattggcaacattcactcttgtacaatacTAAATAGAGAGCAAGAAGGTTCAGAAGtgttttattcaacacaaagatgTAAGCACACAATCTTACTAACATGTACtttgtacaggtgtgtgtgtgtgtgtgtgtgtgtgtgtgtgtgtgtgtgtgtctggcagaacaaagaaacaatggtggtCATCGATATCACGTGTAGGTGTGATGTGCTCCAGGCTctaggaatgtgtgtgtgtgtgtgtgtttgtgtgtgtgtgtgtgtgtgacgtgatgCCAGGTTAGAGGAGATTGCTAGTTGCAAGCAGAATCTAAGTCTGAGTCTGTCTGAAGCAGCCTTCGACTAACATCGAATTAGCCATCTAAGAAAGGAAACTACTGataacctgacctgagatcacaataacCCCAACATTAAACTGTCGTCTCTGGGCTCTTTTTCTCGAaggtgtagtttgatgataaaagaattctgcggaggcagggctgggtggaatgatagagcaatctcaattgaaacagatctcaagccagCGTCTGAGCCAGATATGGCCAAAATCTGGTACTGTCACATCTATGTAATGCCTAACACTTTGCCCTCTGCCCTATCACAAATCCAATCTAGCCTTTGATCTTAGGACATCTACCAATTACCACCTTACCTTCTCTCCTGTGCAAGCCTTCTTAAGTCCcttgggctgtacctgcctaCTTCTAACTGGTCACTgtggtgggttgagggtccatctgtCCAATCGATGAGAAAAGGAGtctatctccctgctcatctccctaAACTTGTTCTGCACTTCTTAGGTCTTGTACTCCAAAATTACCTAAACTATCCCTCTATCCTTTTCTGCAGATGTACACATTTAGACCTCCATCTGACATAAGGGTCAGACTCAGTTTTAGTCCTCTATAGTTGCCTTTGTCTTCTGCTAACCttttacacacatacagctgAATACTGACTCCAAGATCCCTtggagatatatatatatatatatatatatatatatatatatatatatatatatatatatatatatatatatatatataatttgaggtgtgccaaaatatcgatattatgatatatcgcgatatattttgtcttgaggtacgttatcgatacattagtaccaaatatcgatatttacaaatgtaaaaaataaaaataaaaaaaaaatatatatatatatatatatatatattttttttttttttttttttttttttttaatggcccaccaccaccacccatcttcggaggacagctttatctttattcaaacataggtatacaaccaaataaaatttaaaaaatggtttaagtagctctgaaacccacacatatagatatttaacgatagttgtagtcagtgtgtgtgttaagaagggACACTGTGCAATACGCTCTTTGTTTACTTAGccgtcattcatgtgaaattgattgacaatgttttgtagttcctgtgaaatggattcagtgcagtcaataaattctgaatttcttcagtgacacagatatcgtgatgtatcgtggatgaaatttcttgcaatatatcgattatcgcagaatcgctgtatcgtgatattatcgttatcgtgggcaaaatatcgtgatcgTATCGTATCGCAAGGTatctggtgatacccagccctaatatatatatatatatatatgtatatatgtatatatatatatatatatatatatatttatatattaaatctGCAGTTGGAGTCAAACAAACTATTTGTATAGAATAATTATTGCATCacaaaaaaggaggaggggtgAGAAAAATCAGATTTATTATGAAGAAAACTTTGGTCTGAAAGCTGCCAGAACTCATCAGCCTCtcttctcattttctctctcttaaaATGGAGACACTGGAACGACCTGATCTCTGCTTTCCACAGTTACTTAACGCCTCCTGCAAGAAGCCAACACAGCATCGTGCTGGAACCATTTTCCAACACATCCTGCTGTCTTGCATCTCTGGACTCACTACAGCTCTAAACCTGCTGGTCATCATCTCTATATCCCACTTCAGGTATGAAGACACACTCATAATCTCAAATAGATGTACTCAGTATCAGCACATACATTTTACAGGAGCTGTTTCTGGAGCAATAGGGATATCGTTACATTGTGGCTTTTTTATGACACATAAGACTCACACAGTTTTGAACAGTTTACATGTATTGCATCTACTATACTATACTGTGATAGTATTACAACCCTGAAACCATTGATGAAATTAATGTTGGAATCCAATTTGACTCCATATTCTCTGACCGTCATCTCCTCCACTAttgacacacatacagtagaatGCAAAACTGGTCCTGAATCTATTCTCATGTCAGAGATGTTGTTGAGCACATACTCACTATTTAACCCTTAccctaaaaaaaatatatgtaatgtTCTATGGTTAGTTGGCGAAGTCATACACATATTCCTGTCTCTCACAATGTGAATAGCCAAATATTTCCTGTTACAACTGCTACATACACGTTCACTGACTTGACCTTCTTTTTCTCCAGGCAGCtccacaccaccaccaactttctccttctctccctggCTGTCTCAGACTTCCTTGTCGGCCTCCTGTTGATGCCAGTTCAGATCCTCCTTATAAGTGGCTGCTGGTTTTGGGGAAGCTTTATATGTGGACTGTTTTACTATGCCTCTTTTCTCCTTACATCCGCCTCAGTAGGAACCATGGTGCTCATATCTGTTGACCGTTATGTGGCCATTTGTGACCCTTTGTGTTACCTTACCAAAGTCACTCAGAAAAGAGTTCgaatctgtgtttgtctgtgttgggCCTGTTCAGCGTCGTATAACGGTCTGATATTGATGGACTACcttaaacaaccagaaagaTATAATTCCTGCTATGGAGAGTGCATAGTTGTTGTTGACTCTTTAACAGGAGCTGTAGATGTCATGTTGACATTTGTTGGCCCCATTGTTGTCATCGTTGTTCTGTATACGAGAGTTTTTGTGGTGGCTGTGTCTCAGGCTCGAGCCATGCGGTCTCATATTGCAGTTGTTAAACTGCAGGGTTCAGTAAGTGCACCTGCTAAGAAGTCTGAGATGAAAGCAGCCAGGAATCTTGGTGTTGTCGTGGTTGTGTTTATAATATGTTTCTGTCCATATTTTTATCCGTCTATTGCAGGCCAGGACATGTCACCGGCTGTGACATTTCAAATGTATGGGGTCTGGCTACTTTATTGTAACTCCTGTCTAAATCCAGTGGTCTATGCTTTTTTCTACCCCTGGTTTAGAAAATCTATCAAactcattgtttcatttcagataCTGCAGCCTGACTCCTGTAATGCCAACATACTGTAGCGTTATCTCCAAACATGTCTGTAATACACCTGTACTATTCTAAATGACCTAGGACAAAGACTGCAAATAAGCTGAAGCTAGAGGTCTCATGTGTatcacattttcccattttctgtGGCAATGCTGTATGTATcgtccctgttaaataaacattaaattaaaaataaaatgaccacCAGCTATCTTAGTGCTATAGGAACAAAGAATcaaaaagtagaaaaagaaCAATAACCAAACAATTGTGTGCATCATTAGTCCATATTTTATTGCATGCTTTGGGAAGGAGACTGATCTGACCTGAAAGTGTCAGAATTTGACAAGTtggaaatgaaaatcaaaaaataCCTCATTATGAAGTAAAGCTCCTAATCAGCTGACTAACattaaaaaagctaaaatacCCAGAActtgttttttgcatttaatgTATTCCTGTTGTTGAAGTTCCTGCCATtgttttataatatatattatgttataatATCATTTAGAATACTTACTTtgttaaaatatgaatgtgtccacatcattaaaaacattatgaaTCACACTAATACCCACAACTTATTCAGCTTTATTACatggctcttcttaatgctccattcacttgaatggggcTTCCCAACATTCAGTGGTCAATTATTCTTATATtattgaccgctgctaagcatatttgaccgttgtCAAGGAAGTGACCTTTTTACCtatgattcacgtatttcgtagcactcgGCGCTCTCAAATCTTTGCTCcccaagtagtccggtcacttttcaccccagcgtcttcggttgctaagcgacgtcagctgatctgtagtctacttcatatcggcaGATCCCTTACTTATGATCAGCCAATCTTGCCTTCAATTTACGGTTTGTTCTCCCAATATAGAAATGACCACATTGACATTCAAGTCTTTAAGCAATGTATGAGGTATTGCAATTGATAAATgaatttatattatttatatcaaACTTACGACCAGATGTAATGTCAGTAAAGTAGTTGGCATTTATCATATAACTGCAGTGACAATGTCCACACTTGTGGTTACCTTTTCTGGTAGAGAGCCAGGTTTTTCGTCCCTGAAACTGACCAAAAGGAATATTATCTGTTAAACAAGGTGGATGGAAACCGTCAGCTCTGAGGATGATATTGTGGTCAGTTGATTTTCTAAAAATAGAGGTGTGTAAATCTCCATCGACAACTTCAGAGATTTTTAGATCTAGAAAGTTGATTTCAGATGAAGAAAAGTCGAGACTGAGCTTCAAATTTCTATTAGTATTATTCAAATACGACTGAAACTGTGAGAGTTCTTTTTCTTAACCTGACCACAATAGGATAATATCATCAATATACCTACCCCACCTTATTATTTTATCCAAACAAATATTAAGCTCAGACTATACAAATGTTTCTTCCCATGCTCCCAGAAACAGATTAGCAGGTCTGTCCTTAGCAGGGCATGCTGATCATGTGACCGCCTACCCACTCACACTGAGCAGCTATCTCTGATCACCTATTTAACAATGAGCAGAGCTGACTGACAAACACTTTGTTGATGGCCTGATGAAGGCCGTTTAGGCTGAAACGCATTGGCATGCTTTTATTAGACTTGCCATAGActaataaaggctttttaaatcATTAGCCTCTTGAGTGCCTGAGGTCTTCTCTTATAAGGTAATTAGATTAGTTCTAAAACGCCGACGCACCAAAGTTTGTCTTAAGAGATTTTAAtcattgtcatttaaaaaaaaaaaaatgaggacaTATGATCAGTATGTTACTTGTCCCACCACACAGAGGGACACCATACTGGGTCTTTGCTATGGATCAGTTAGTGGGGCTTACAAATCCCAGCCTTTACCTCCCTTTTGTGCTTCTTATCACAGCAGTGTGTATCTCATGCCTGTATACAAGCCAGCCTTCAGAGGTCTGGAGCAAGAGGAGAGAACAGTGAAAGTCCAGTCAGAGGACaacatctcctccctccaggcGTGCTTTAAGTGTACAGTCTGGAACTGCTTTTatgatgtgtgtgatgatgtAAATGAAGTctcatttttaaatgaagacaCTATCTCATCATACATAACATTCTGTGTGGACCCGATAATTTCCACTAAAAAAGTGATCACCCTAATAATAAGCTCTGGGTGACTAAAGAACTTAAAGGTGTCATCAACAAGAAGAAACAAGTTTTCTATTCAGGTGACCTCCTGGCGAAAAAAGCTGTCTCTAAAGAAGTTAAGGAGCAAATAAGGAAGTTCAAAATAAAGTATAGGAATACAATTGAAAGTCAGTATTGTAGTGAAGATCTTAGAGCTGCCTTGAGAGGAATAGTACACAGTAGAACATAATTCAATATGGCATTGCCAAGCAACAATTCGGCCACGGCAACGCTAAAACAAGACCTGGAAGGCTAACCCTTAGCCTGCTGTAGTGAGCAGCCCGGACCCAGACAGGCAGCATTAGAGCACCGCGACGTGGGTGCAAATAAAAGTCTGAGTCAAAGCAGTGTGAATCTAAGACATGCATTGAAGCAGCGAAGCAACGCAGCTGTTAGTGGTTAGCAGCAAAGCAGCGAGGCAAAGCAGCTGTTAGCGCTGAGGCAGAACAGCGAAGCCATGAGGCAAAACGGCAGAGCAAAGCAGGAGTGATTTCCTGCAGACAGGTTAGTGGTTGCTATGCCACTACACAGGTTTCTCTACCCGGTCAGGCAATCACGGTCGGCATGGCATGGAGCGAAGCCATCAGCTACATGGCAACAAGCAGCAGACAGCGAGCGGCACACAGCGAGCAGTGAACAACGTGCAGCAGGCAGCAACACCCAAACGAGCCGCTGCCACCAAGCGAAAGCGGAAGTGAAGGGCGCCAGGAAGTGACGTCACCCAGACTCCTTCAGGCAAGAGGACAACCAGGTGCCTTCTGCATCCCTTTTTAAGGTGCTCCCCCACAGCGATTGGCTGGGAAGAGCAACACATCTGAAACCCATCATGCAGTACTTCATACTGCTACACATGCTATAAATTTCTACTGTTATACTGATGAGACTTGATAACCGACTTCATGCGTAAACGTGACTTTACTGCTTGCCTGCTCAACTTTCCTAGCCATGCTTCTTGTTAACTTCTGTCCAACGTAACTCACCTACGGGTACTGCTCTGCTTTGGTGTCCAAGTAGCTTGCTGACAGTGACTGTTCTCTGCATCATAGCAAAGGAAATACAGATTCATCACAGGAAGAAAGTGGGATTCAGCAGCGGTCCACTTCTTTCTGGATGAGATTCTACTCACATCTATGGGGTTTAGGGGCTGGATTAAACAGTGTCTCCTCTTGAAATACAAAGCAGTTTTAACTCGTCCAGCAAGGTTAAGGACTGCAGCCGAGGCAAGGTAAAATCCGCATGTGTGGGTGCTCCCtttcagtagccccattcacactgccctgaATAGTGTAGTTGAATAACAATAATGCACGCAGACTGTTGCTACCGTTTGTGCTCTTTGCTAACATTGGCAGCTAAGTACACACATTAGCCAGTAGGTGGAACAGCGTGCATCAGACACAACAAGTGTTCCTACTAACAAAGGTTCCGTGATGCAGCCCTCTAACACAGCAGTGATACTACTCTGCAACACTAAAAGTCAGCCAATACACGTTTGGATTGACAGGTGGACAGCggggaaaaaacattaaaaaaaaaaacacacagatgtcaacacGTGTACCATCATGCCTCTTTTGGATCTGCGGCGTAGGCTTGCTCTATGAACTGACACAGTGGTGCGGCTGTACACcagagctgcttggttctgttTGAACAAACGAATGCAGAGAAATGGCGACCCTTCACTGCAGCGATAATGCAGAGTCtcagtgtgaaaagggctagtAACTGCTGCACAGGTGAAGGCTATTACTTCCATCAATGTGCTACGTGGGTCTGCCATTGTGTTGTGTTAGTCGCAGTGAGTCGTTGGAACGAACTAATCTTTTGAGTGAATCAactgaacggaatcacttcatgaactgagtGGCACTGCTGCgactcactcacacagagaactatgaggacgtgattcacgtttGCGTTGTGATTTGTTCATGATTtgcgaacctactgcacacagagagcTGTCGCTGAGGATGTGATTCTCATTCCTACtttgctgaaagtggcgctgtgtcactcactcactcactcagggcaaaggagttgattcacgttcagtaaccgtactgccaaaattagcgctgtgttgctaacatccgtgtagcatcatgtcaagtgattttactgcacagtaaaagtcacttaCGTTCGCGACCGTGATTCTCAGCGAAACGACTCATGAGTGAGCAGTTCGTTCAttgaacgacctgctgaggacgtgaatcacgttcgtgCTGTCAgtcactcatgattcgcgtcgctgagggcgtgattctcgttcacgtactgtgctgaaagtagcgctgtgtcactcactcactcagggcagaggagttgatacacgttcagtaaccgtactgctaaaattagcgctgtgttgctaacatccgtgtagcatcatgtttagtgattttactgtgcacagaggacacgttcactgtgtaataattttagtgcatgtataccactcaaagcagcgctgcgtttcctgcgaatgattgtgtactattaGTCAGTGAatgcaccgtccctcagtaagtgaacgtgaacctcagggctgaatcatgaactgaattaCAGATTGTTTGGCtgtttatcagttcagggagttggagagcactgaacatttcagtgaacgaatcttttgaacgaatcattttaatgaatggattctagagattcagtacagtaaaaagaactgctgtTCCCATCACTAGTCTGCCATGAGTTGTGGACATGCAGCTGTACTTAAACACTGCAGATATCATGGTTGTTGCGCCAGAAGTGCAGTGCTTTCAGGTTCAGTGTCATCCAGTGGTAGAAAAGAGTTTAGAATCTGGTGACTTACTCGACCACTGAAGGCACACCTTCCTTTGTTTGAATGCAGGCCCTCCATTGTCAGGACCATGTGGTGAGGTGTCAACACAAGTTTCTTCATAAGTTGTACTTTAACAACTAACCAACTGCTAAGTGACGTGAA from Sparus aurata chromosome 9, fSpaAur1.1, whole genome shotgun sequence encodes:
- the LOC115588655 gene encoding trace amine-associated receptor 13c-like yields the protein METLERPDLCFPQLLNASCKKPTQHRAGTIFQHILLSCISGLTTALNLLVIISISHFRQLHTTTNFLLLSLAVSDFLVGLLLMPVQILLISGCWFWGSFICGLFYYASFLLTSASVGTMVLISVDRYVAICDPLCYLTKVTQKRVRICVCLCWACSASYNGLILMDYLKQPERYNSCYGECIVVVDSLTGAVDVMLTFVGPIVVIVVLYTRVFVVAVSQARAMRSHIAVVKLQGSVSAPAKKSEMKAARNLGVVVVVFIICFCPYFYPSIAGQDMSPAVTFQMYGVWLLYCNSCLNPVVYAFFYPWFRKSIKLIVSFQILQPDSCNANIL